ATCAGCTCCAGCGTCGTGCCGCTCCGGATCCCAAACCGAGGTTGGCGTTCGTCCCCTCCGTGTATCTGACCCACTTCCCTACCTTCTCCTGCAAGGAGGACTGCAAGGTCATCACAGACACAGCGTCCAAGCTCGAGCGCAGCGCCTTCTACTGGGGCCCTCTGGGAGTGGAGGAGGCCCATCGCATGCTGCGGGACGCCCCGCTTGGCAGCTTCCTCATCCGCGACAGCCGGCAGAAGGACGTCTTCTTCACGCTGTCCTACCACGCCAAGGGCGGGCCGGTCAGCGTGCGCATCGACTACAAGCGGCAAAAGTTCTCACTGGCGGGCAACGAGCGCTCCTTCCCGTCGCTCTTCGCCCTCCTGGAGCATTACGTCAATTCTCCCAAGCGGCGCCTGAGCATCCCGTACAGGAAATGGGAGCCAACGCTGCAGGAGCTGTGCAGGAAACGCATCATAGGGCTGTGTGGCGGCGGAAGCCGAGTGCCAGAGCTGCCCCTCACCCATGTTGTCCAAGACTTCCTGTTGGAGTTCCCTTACAAACTATGACAGTCTTGCCATTTAAAGTTCTGATCgtgttctttttaatttcaagaAGGCAGTTTTTACCAAGAAACAGTGAACAGAGGGAGTGTTTGTTGGAGGTTAAGACTGTGTCGCCATGGTTACACATACAAGCGTCTTCCTGTTTGATGCCGAAAAGCTGCAAAATGTATCGTAAAAGACATTATCGCCGCAGGCAAGTAGAGGCGGTCTTCAATCGGACAGGGTTCGACACTTCAACAAACTTTACCTCCAGAGACTCAACTTGCACACAGACAGAGTGCCTTCTGGTCTTGAGGAATCATGGGATGTTGGAAAAGGCTGCATTAAGAGAAATCTACACACGCAATGAAGTTATCGCAGCGAAAAAAGAAGTGCCGGGGTCAACTGTGATGGCCCGACCGGAAACTGCAGGGTCTGTTTTGTGGCCCACGGAGGCCTGGATACATTTATTAGCGGATGGCGTAAGGACATTTAGAGCATGGACGGAGTGGACTAGTTGGAGGCGGCTGAAGCCGTCATCAGGCCGTGGTACCAGTAGGACTGACTGTAGCAGACTTTAATACTCTAATGTTGTTGAATGTTTACATATCACACATGAATGTTTGCCAGCGACCGGCGGCTCAAATACCACTTGATGTCTTTTTCAAATCCACTGTCACAGCAGGTGAAATACTGAAGAGGACGTCAGAGGGTATTTGGAGTCACGAGGTCTGGGTGTTTAACTGTACTGTACTTAGAGGCTCCTCACCTCTTATCCAACCATCTCTGCCAGGCAGAGAATGAATATGATTTTACTGAATCAGATAGacaggaatattttttttaatattttctattatatttgaaataaaacttaTTTAAACTAACCTTGCTGgatttttttggtaattttctTTCAACTGTGGTATTTCTCTTCCCGAAATCATGCCATGTGTAGGAAGGGGAGGTAGGAGTCAGTAAGgccaggggagagagagagagagagagagagagagagagagagggcgggacaaacacacacacacaccctcccaaTCACGCAGACAataggacagacagagacaggaagtgcgACGCGCTGGCGTACAGTATCGTCACCACAGTGATTCATCTGTGTAGGCTGTAGTGTCAAGGTGGGTGGGGTTACACCGACTGTTACgcttagaaacacacacacacttaccagAAACAGGGGCAGAGGTGACACATAAtgattgtgtgattgtgtgcgtgtgttgagTACTTTTAACCTAATGGGGACCCAGCGCAGATTAAAATTTCCTCAGGAGGAAGTGGGAAATTTCTTTTGGGGTTAGTGGTTAGACAGAGACATGTTAGATCAAGGTCAGGGTTAGAGTTACAGTTCGTGTTTCATTTTGGATTTATGATAAACGATTTGAATGTAGCGCATATTTAAAACCGTTATTAATAAGCAGAATGGTATCAAAGTAATACAATACAGCACTTTATACTGTACAAAAAGGCACCGTCTTGTACAGATTTAAAAGAGGActgcttttttaaacaaagattGACATTGTTGGGTGAAAAAATGTCACTGTTCTTTAGTGGGTGTGGCCACACTGATCCAGGTGGGTCTACCTGGTTTGAGTGTATGACTCATTTGTTTGACAAACACGCTGCACACGCTATACATGTAGTTACTATGACATTGGAGCATAAACGCAGCTGAAGGCTCCTCTGAAGACTAGTCTTTAGAAACGACGGTGTTCAGACAGGAACCTTAAACCACACCTTTTACACGTTCTTACACAGAGACGTTGCATTCATCCAGGCTGTCGTGGAGCCGCTGCAGAAACTGATaacactttctttttgtctgaacCACAAGTTGAAGAGTTCAATGGCAGCGTCGATCAATGGGACATTGATTGTTCAATGTAAGCTAAGATGGGGAGTATCGAGGTAGCAGAAGTATCAGATCACCAAACAACAATGACGAGTCTTCTCAGGCACTTTTAAAGAAtttgaagtttttctttttttcctcccaggCCGACCTCCCATCTCCGGtctgcttgttgttgtttttttctcatcgTGCACAATTATATCTGCCGGTaacatttcattgtgttttcatgtcaatttattttactcacaGGGAGAAATGGAATCAGAATCACAATCAGAAAAGGTTTATTGCCAGGAACTTCCTCTGCTGAGCCTGGGTTATGACAGAGTTTTTAATAAGTAATATAACAACTTGTAAAATACTCTTATTCCGTTTCTTTACCTTGCTAAGCAGTGTGGCGTGctaacatgcactcacatgcaggCGCAGCTGGGCCCGGCTTTGTCATGAAAGCAAGGAGATACTCGGATTACAACACAGTTCTCTCCTCAGGTCAACAGAACTCCACTATCACTTTACATAGAAAGTAGTCAATCCTGTATTATGGAGTTTAAATTGGTAAAagataaaatgctaaaatagaTGTTATGTCATTGTTGAAAAGTTCCAGGCAGAAGATGAGCCTTGACTTAAACTGGCATCACCTTTagaaagcagaatattttgctaaaaaaaaagtatgcgTCACTTTTTCAGGCAGTGTAGCCGACTTCTCATTTCTAACTTGAGGTTATAACTTTAACAAACCTCTTCCTGATACCTAACCCGAACTCCAACACTGAAACCAAACCTAAAGGCTTTGTGATCTTTatggggaatttttttttttttttttttttcttttagacaAATTTTTAAATCTCTTGGGTCTAgacaaatgt
This genomic window from Anoplopoma fimbria isolate UVic2021 breed Golden Eagle Sablefish chromosome 11, Afim_UVic_2022, whole genome shotgun sequence contains:
- the socs1a gene encoding suppressor of cytokine signaling 1a; its protein translation is MVADSTVEGHDKTHLSSSSSPSSSSSSSSSSSSSSSSSPPSSLLSRQLALSPQRTESDQLQRRAAPDPKPRLAFVPSVYLTHFPTFSCKEDCKVITDTASKLERSAFYWGPLGVEEAHRMLRDAPLGSFLIRDSRQKDVFFTLSYHAKGGPVSVRIDYKRQKFSLAGNERSFPSLFALLEHYVNSPKRRLSIPYRKWEPTLQELCRKRIIGLCGGGSRVPELPLTHVVQDFLLEFPYKL